The Nostoc sp. 'Peltigera membranacea cyanobiont' N6 genome contains the following window.
TTTTACTATGTAGCAGAATATATGATTCGATGATAGTGACAATCATGGTGTACAAGTTTGAAATATTAACTCGAACTGAGGTAGAGTCTATGCTAGGAATAACGCTCAAAGAAACGAGAGTTTACCGATAAATTAAGGAAGAAGGGCGACAAGAAGGACGACAAGAAGAAGCTGCTAACCTCATTATCCGACTTTTAACTAAGCGGTTTGGAGAACTATCTGCGGAAATATGCTCCTCAATTTCTAGTTTATCCTTACTGGTTCTCGAAGATTTGAGCGAAGGGCTGTTATATCTCACCAGTTTAGCTGATTTGCTGGCTTGGTTAGAAGCGGTTCAGAATTAAATTAGTTGTTGGTTGTTTAGGTTTTAGGTTTTTGTTGTGGTAAGCCTACACCTACCCGTTCGCAAAGCGTTCCGTCATTTGCGAAGTATTTGATGGGCAGTAAAAGCAGGTGTAAGTACTTGACTCATCAAGCATTTGGAGTGTTAGTATCGGTTGATTGTGACTCGATAGGATATACATTTTTGGGTTGCCTAACAAAACCTAAAGTTACTCGTTTCATAATCCAGTACAAACCGGCAAGCACCACAAAGCTGATAGCAATAATTACTAGGGGCTGTTTACCGAGAATTTCTTCTACTCCTTTGGTTATGACAGCATCGGGTTGAGTAATAAAATCCCAACTGTTGAAACGCAAAAATCGTCCCCAATAAACACCAACCGCGCAGAGAAAATGTGTAATCAACTCAACGCGCCAAATCCATTGGCTCTTACCGATCCGATGTAAGTAGTAACCCCAATTAATTAACGATA
Protein-coding sequences here:
- a CDS encoding DUF1361 domain-containing protein, with the translated sequence MKEELIARVLQVLQINMSWMTWNLFLAFIPLALSVWLFRMRRGGTWLWWLGFLVFYAFLPNAPYLLTDVIHLIDDIRTIQSVWIITLVLIPVYLLVILGGFEAYVISLINWGYYLHRIGKSQWIWRVELITHFLCAVGVYWGRFLRFNSWDFITQPDAVITKGVEEILGKQPLVIIAISFVVLAGLYWIMKRVTLGFVRQPKNVYPIESQSTDTNTPNA